ACTTGTTGTCGGAAGTACGGCTTGAAGTGCTGCCGGATAGCGCACTGGGCAACTTTACATCGCCTGGAGATACCGATTCGGAGGGCTCTTCTAAATTAAAGGCAGGCTTCACACCGGGTATGCCGGGCGAATTATCCTGCGCTGGCGGGCGTGGCTCTTGCTTGGCAAACCAATCGTAAAACTCTTTGATCGACGGCTGATTCAAACGGTTAATATGAGTTCGAGCTGACTCGACCAGTGAACTATCTGGATACTCTTTGATGAGACGCTGGAAGTCGTCCCGGGCGCGGTCTAAATCGCCTATGGATTCGTGAGCTCTTCCTAAACCGTACAACGCCCAAGCCCGCAGCATGGGGTCCTTTGTTTCCTTTTCAACCGTGGCAAACGCTTCGGAGGCATTAAAAATGGCTTCGCGACCAGCCGGCTTGTTGGCGAATAGCGCGTTGGCGCCGTTATCGAGCATTGTTTCCGCCATCACCAATTGGGCTACGGTTGCTGGTTGCGTACCACGATGATCGTCCACCGTGCGCTGCAGTTCGGGCATCATTTGGCTGTCCAATGCCATGACGAGCTGATCGGAAGCCGCGACCGTGGCTCGCCGTTCGACCGAGCCCAAATAGGCATAAACCGCCAAGACAATCGCCAGCGCCACGAGGATGCCGAGGATAGCCCGCGCGTAAGGCTTGAGCTTTTCGCTGGTTTTTTCCAGCCAGTCGGCGAGTTGGTTGGTATGTAGTTCGTGACGGTGTTGAGCTTTCATCCGTGTTCCAATGAAGGGGAGTAGTACACAAATCGACAATGCAGATGTGCCGAAAGTCGATGCACGAATGACTTTTAGCCGCGCTTATTTCCTGCAGAAGTATAGCGCCGAAAGAAGATTAACGTCAAGGCCGGCACGGGCATGGAATGACGAAGTATCGACAGAAATTTCAGCCAATGGACAAGCCGCCGGTGCAAACGATACACTCGCGGGCCAGCCAAGTGTCATTAAAATTTATATCGGCGTCTTTAGCACGTCGCCAGAATATTCTCTCTGCTGCTGACCCATGTCGCTTAATCCTGCTCAACGCCAGGCTGTTGAAACGCTTTCCGGACCGCTATTGGTTCTGGCCGGGGCAGGCACGGGCAAAACTCGCGTGGTTACATTTCGAATTGCCAACCTAATCCGCAATCGCACGAAGCCGGAACGGATTTTGGCGGTCACCTTTACCAACAAAGCGGCCGGCGAAATGCAACAACGGGCTGCCGAACTGTTGGGCAAGCAACTGAAGTCGCGGCCAGAAATTTCCACATTTCATTCGCTGTGCGTGCGAATACTTCGGCGGCAAATTCAGCATTTAGGCTATCCGCGGCAGTTTGTCATTTTCGATCGCGGCGATCAGGAAGGAGCCGCCCGGCAATCGCTGCGCGAAGTTCGGGCCAGCGCCGACCGGCTGCGTCCCGGCGATTTGCTGTATTTCATTGGGCGTTGGAAAACGGCGGGCGTGGAACCCAACGAAGCCGCTGCACAGGCGGAAACGGAGCGCGATCATCTTGCGGCGGTGGCTTACCGCCGCTACCAAGACGCTTTGAAAACCGCGGGCGCTGTCGATTTCGACGATCTGCTGCTGCTCACGCAAAAACTGTTCGACGAGTTTCCGCAAGTTCGCCGCGATGAAGCGCGCCGCTTCGACCATCTGCTGATCGATGAATATCAGGACACCAACGCCAGCCAATACCGGATTGTGAAAGCGCTCGCCGGTGGTCATGGAAACTTGTGCGTGGTGGGGGACGATGATCAATCGATTTACGCTTGGCGCGGCGCCGAAGTGGAACACATCCTGCGATTCCAGCACGATTGGCCCCACGCCACCGTGGTGCGGCTAGAAGATAATTACCGCACCTGCGAAGCCATTTTGGAATTCGCCAACCGGTTGATTGCGTTTAACCGAAATCGCCATGAAAAAGTGCTGCGCGCTTCCATCTCCGGCGGTTTGCGGCCAAGCATCGTGCAATGCCAGGACGAGACCGACGAAGCCGCACAAACCGTCGCAGATATTAAACTGCGGCTGGAAAACCCGGCGATTCAGCGGTGCGAAATTGCCATTTTGTGCCGCACCAACGAACAGCCACGACCCTTCGAAATGGAACTTCGCAAGGAAAAACTTCCTTACGTGCTGATTGGCGGACAATCGTTTTACGATCGCCGGGAAGTGAAAGACCTTCTGGCTTATCTGCGCGTGCTAGATCGCCCGCACGATGAGCCATCGTTATTGCGGATCATCAACATTCCGCCGCGCGGCATTGGGCAAACCACGGTCAAAACGCTGGTGGAGCAGGCGGTGCAGCAAGGCCGCCCCTTGTGGGATGTTTTGGCGAACCTGCCAACCGACGCCAAATTGACCCCGGTGGCGATCGAAGCGACGAATAAATTTCGCACGTTGATTGAATCATATCGTGCTCGTGTTGCTGAAGAGCCGCTATCCGAAATTACCACGCAATTGATCACGCACATCCGCTATCAGGACGATTTGGCCCGGCAATACCCTGATGCCAACGAGCAGCAAAGCCGCTGGGCCAGCGTCCGGGAACTAATTAACGCTTTGGCGTCGTACGAAAAGCGCGCGAAAAAACCCACACTCCGTGCTTTTCTGGACGAAGTGGCGCTCGGCGAGCGCGACGAAGCCAGCGACAAGGAATCGAAACTCAATCGCAATGCCATCGCACTCATGACATTGCACGCCGCCAAAGGATTGGAATTTCCGCACGTGTATTTGGTCGGCCTGGAAGAAGGCTTGCTGCCGCATCAAAAATCGGTTGACGCGGAAAAAAATGGCGACACGAAGGCCATCGACGAGGAACGCCGGCTGTGTTATGTGGGGGTGACGAGGGCGAAAGATCGGCTGACACTGTCGCTGGCGCTTTCGCGAATGAAATGGGGCAAAGCGCGGCCCACGGAACCGAGCCGGTTTTTGTATGAATTAACCGGTCAGGCGGAAAATCGAAAATCACGAACGCCACAAAATGCAAAGAAAGCACCGTCGCAACGCCATGGAACTTTGCGGCGCGCTCCGCTCAGATGAATTGCTGAGTTGCCGTTGCGCAAAGCCGGCTGCGAAGCACGCAATGGGCTTATTGTCGGACGATGGGGCCCAGCAGTTGGCAAATCTCGCCGGGTTCAATTTTGAAAGTGCGAACAATATCGATCCCATCGCCGGTGCCGCCGGGAACGCCATCTGAACCATAGCTCGTAATGACGAAAGTGTCGGGCCCGGTTACCGAATAATGGAGCTTTTGGTTCCAAGCATCGGTGATTTCTTTTGCCGAGCGGTTGTCCTGAATAGCACACAGTTTTGCAGGCAACTTTTGATTCTGCAGGGCGTACAGCTCGATGCGATTGGCCGTTTTATCGATGGTGGCAACGGTGAAATCAACCGGTGAATTTGCATTGGCCAACGATCTGGAAAAAAATAGGCCGAAAAAAATGATGCTGGCAGCGAACGCGGCAACCATGCCGGCCGGCAGGTTTGAATACTCGCGAAATTTCCGACGAATGCTGACTTTCCGATTGGGGCGTGTGTCTGCCGAGGGGATTGCACGCACGGGGCCTGGCTGCGACGCCCCAGGAAAAAAGCTGCGCGGGGTTGGTTCCTCGAAGAAGCTTTCCCACGGGGTGCCTAAGAAGTGTTGTTGCAATTCAGTGTAATTTTCAATCGCCACCGATAAGGGACGCACTTCCTGCTTGATCATATTAATTTTTAGATCGCACACGTCGACGCCGAGAAACTGCTGCGCTTGCCGCAAGTGTTCCGCAGGAGTTTGTGAGACATCTTCATAAAACCAATCCAGGGTTTCGTGTCCCGCGATTTTTTTATCGATGACTTTATTATAACGCTGCCTGCTGCGCCATTCGGCTATGCACTGCCTGGGCTTAAGATGCACCACCGCTTGCGATCTTTCAGACTCACTTCCAATTTTGAACTTTGTGGTTTGTTCTGCTATTTTCAGAGAGGTATAAGTCGCTAAAAGATTACGCCGTTTAAGATAAATAATTTGCACCTCTTGGTTTCGCTGCAGCCATTTCCAAATGCAGCGGAACGTGTGATTTTCAACCTGCTCTGGAAACAGCTTGAAGCCAACCGCCTTGACGTGGTCTGGGTAAGACGCAAATACATACTGCTCAAGAAACTCCAGCGGCCATTTATTTCGGAACTCCATTAACTTGGCGGAATGATTTTCGTAGCTGCCGAAAGCAAAATCGATTCGCTTGCGGTGAAACAACTCGGCAAAGGCGACAATTTGCGGATGATTGTCCAGGGCATCGATAATCATTG
The sequence above is drawn from the Pirellulales bacterium genome and encodes:
- a CDS encoding tetratricopeptide repeat protein is translated as MKAQHRHELHTNQLADWLEKTSEKLKPYARAILGILVALAIVLAVYAYLGSVERRATVAASDQLVMALDSQMMPELQRTVDDHRGTQPATVAQLVMAETMLDNGANALFANKPAGREAIFNASEAFATVEKETKDPMLRAWALYGLGRAHESIGDLDRARDDFQRLIKEYPDSSLVESARTHINRLNQPSIKEFYDWFAKQEPRPPAQDNSPGIPGVKPAFNLEEPSESVSPGDVKLPSALSGSTSSRTSDNKSGGTSIPPVAPVPESSPPGSNSPPAGASK
- a CDS encoding UvrD-helicase domain-containing protein — encoded protein: MSLNPAQRQAVETLSGPLLVLAGAGTGKTRVVTFRIANLIRNRTKPERILAVTFTNKAAGEMQQRAAELLGKQLKSRPEISTFHSLCVRILRRQIQHLGYPRQFVIFDRGDQEGAARQSLREVRASADRLRPGDLLYFIGRWKTAGVEPNEAAAQAETERDHLAAVAYRRYQDALKTAGAVDFDDLLLLTQKLFDEFPQVRRDEARRFDHLLIDEYQDTNASQYRIVKALAGGHGNLCVVGDDDQSIYAWRGAEVEHILRFQHDWPHATVVRLEDNYRTCEAILEFANRLIAFNRNRHEKVLRASISGGLRPSIVQCQDETDEAAQTVADIKLRLENPAIQRCEIAILCRTNEQPRPFEMELRKEKLPYVLIGGQSFYDRREVKDLLAYLRVLDRPHDEPSLLRIINIPPRGIGQTTVKTLVEQAVQQGRPLWDVLANLPTDAKLTPVAIEATNKFRTLIESYRARVAEEPLSEITTQLITHIRYQDDLARQYPDANEQQSRWASVRELINALASYEKRAKKPTLRAFLDEVALGERDEASDKESKLNRNAIALMTLHAAKGLEFPHVYLVGLEEGLLPHQKSVDAEKNGDTKAIDEERRLCYVGVTRAKDRLTLSLALSRMKWGKARPTEPSRFLYELTGQAENRKSRTPQNAKKAPSQRHGTLRRAPLR
- a CDS encoding type II secretion system protein GspG; translated protein: MPEARLGTALQSLKPAQRPEKTTVADLVATRPAALQGSNRSYRKFVLLGHPRSGSSMIIDALDNHPQIVAFAELFHRKRIDFAFGSYENHSAKLMEFRNKWPLEFLEQYVFASYPDHVKAVGFKLFPEQVENHTFRCIWKWLQRNQEVQIIYLKRRNLLATYTSLKIAEQTTKFKIGSESERSQAVVHLKPRQCIAEWRSRQRYNKVIDKKIAGHETLDWFYEDVSQTPAEHLRQAQQFLGVDVCDLKINMIKQEVRPLSVAIENYTELQQHFLGTPWESFFEEPTPRSFFPGASQPGPVRAIPSADTRPNRKVSIRRKFREYSNLPAGMVAAFAASIIFFGLFFSRSLANANSPVDFTVATIDKTANRIELYALQNQKLPAKLCAIQDNRSAKEITDAWNQKLHYSVTGPDTFVITSYGSDGVPGGTGDGIDIVRTFKIEPGEICQLLGPIVRQ